Below is a genomic region from Drosophila albomicans strain 15112-1751.03 chromosome 2R, ASM965048v2, whole genome shotgun sequence.
cttatttataaacaatatttttcgAATCACAGCATTTGAGATGATGAAATTGTTCGTCTTTGCTAATACCGTAATGTTGATTGTTACAATGGCATGGCCAAACATTAAGGAACAGTTTTATATGCTTAATCAATGGTGGGAAAGTTTTCGagaacggcagcaacagcaatagctcTATAGAAGTACTGAAGTTTTAAGACACAATGGTGGGTCCATTTATGCAAGGCATATTGCTCATTGGCATTATCTATTGGTAAGCGATAGACATAAGTTGGACAAAGCATATATTGAAATGGTACTTCAACTTAAATAAAGGTATTCCAAGAGCATGATGTCAATGATCAACGATTATTATCGCAGTGAGTTTCAACGAAAAATCCAAAGTGCAAGTGACTCGAAGCCAGCGGAAGAGACGCCTTTAAGCGTAGACAACTTTATGGATTATGTGCGTGAACTGGATAACACGCCGGAAGCGGAGGAGCAGACAGTTTGCAGCGATTCAAAACGTCCAGTGGAACCGCAATTAGGTTATTCCCACAATCTAATAAGATTCTTGAAGATTACAGGATCATTTT
It encodes:
- the LOC117574255 gene encoding uncharacterized protein LOC117574255, whose amino-acid sequence is MVGPFMQGILLIGIIYWYSKSMMSMINDYYRSEFQRKIQSASDSKPAEETPLSVDNFMDYVRELDNTPEAEEQTVCSDSKRPVEPQLGYSHNLIRFLKITGSFSAFDICIPQRTAADSCIS